The following are encoded together in the Brassica napus cultivar Da-Ae chromosome A9, Da-Ae, whole genome shotgun sequence genome:
- the LOC106368479 gene encoding tubulin gamma-1 chain yields MPREIITLQVGQCGNQIGMEFWKQLCLEHGISKDGILEDFATQGGDRKDVFFYQADDQHYIPRALLIDLEPRVINGIQNGDYRNLYNHENIFVADHGGGAGNNWASGYHQGKGVEEEIMDMIDREADGSDSLEGFVLCHSIAGGTGSGMGSYLLETLNDRYSKKLVQTYSVFPNQMETSDVVVQPYNSLLTLKRLTLNADCVVVLDNTALTRIAVERLHLTNPTFAQTNSLVSTVMSASTTTLRYPGYMNNDLVGLLASLIPTPRCHFLMTGYTPLTVERQANVIRKTTVLDVMRRLLQPKNVMVSSYARNKEASQAKYISILNIIQGEVDPTQVHESLQRIRERKLVNFIEWGPASIQVALSKKSPYVQTAHRVSGLMLASHTSIRHLFSKCLSQYDKLRKKQAFLDNYRKFPMFDNDLSEFDEARDIIESLVDEYKACESPDYIKWGMEDPEQLVTGEGNASGVVDPRMAF; encoded by the exons atgccgAGAGAAATTATAACGCTGCAAGTAGGGCAATGCGGGAACCAGATCGGGATGGAGTTCTGGAAACAGCTCTGCCTCGAGCACGGCATCAGTAAAGACGGTATCCTCGAAGACTTCGCTACTCAG GGAGGTGATAGAAAAGATGTGTTTTTTTACCAAGCGGATGACCAGCACTACATCCCACGAGCGCTTCTCATTGATCTGGAGCCTAGAGTTATCAATGGGATTCAGAACGGGGACTACAGGAACCTCTACAACCATGAGAACATCTTCGTTGCTGACCACGGTGGTGGTGCTGGTAATAACTGGGCCAGTGGCTATCACCAG GGGAAAGGGGTTGAAGAGGAAATAATGGACATGATTGATAGAGAAGCTGATGGGAGTGACAGCCTTGAGGGCTTTGTTCTTTGCCATTCCATTGCTGGTGGCACTGGCTCAG GTATGGGCTCTTACCTCTTGGAGACTTTGAACGACCGCTACAGCAAGAAGTTGGTTCAGACATACAGCGTCTTCCCCAACCAGATGGAAACAAGTGATGTGGTCGTCCAGCCTTACAACTCCCTTCTAACACTGAAACGACTCACCTTAAACGCTGACTGCGTCGTCGTCCTCGACAACACCGCGTTGACTAGAATCGCCGTGGAGCGCCTCCATCTCACCAACCCCACCTTCGCTCAAACGAATTCGCTAGTCTCAACCGTGATGTCCGCCAGCACAACCACGCTGCGTTATCCTGGATACATGAACAACGACTTGGTTGGCTTGCTTGCGTCTCTGATCCCGACGCCGAGGTGTCACTTCCTCATGACGGGTTACACTCCGTTGACCGTTGAGCGCCAGGCGAATGTCATTCGTAAGACGACCGTGCTGGATGTCATGAGGAGGCTCCTGCAGCCGAAGAATGTGATGGTGTCGTCTTATGCTAGGAACAAGGAAGCTAGTCAGGCGAAGTACATATCGATCTTGAATATCATTCAAGGAGAAGTCGATCCCACTCAG GTGCATGAGAGTTTGCAGAGGATACGAGAAAGGAAGCTCGTGAACTTCATTGAATGGGGACCTGCAAGCATACAG GTTGCACTTTCCAAGAAGTCTCCATACGTTCAAACTGCTCACAGG GTGAGTGGTCTTATGTTAGCAAGCCACACAAGCATCAGACACCTTTTCAGCAAATGTTTGAGCCAATATGATAAACTGAGGAAGAAGCAAGCTTTTCTTGACAATTACCGAAAGTTTCCCATGTTT GACAATGATCTTTCAGAGTTTGATGAAGCAAGAGACATCATTGAGAGTTTGGTAGATGAGTACAAGGCCTGTGAATCTCCAGATTACATCAAATGGGGGATGGAG GATCCTGAACAGCTTGTAACTGGTGAAGGCAATGCTTCTGGTGTTGTGGATCCTAGGATGGCGTTCTAA